The following coding sequences are from one Kosakonia sp. H02 window:
- the amiA gene encoding N-acetylmuramoyl-L-alanine amidase AmiA, producing MSTFKPLKILTSRRQILKAGLAALTLSGMSRAIAKDETPLKTTNSHSKPKAKKAGAKRIVMLDPGHGGIDTGAIGHNGSKEKHVVLAIAKNVRAQLRAKGIDARLTRTGDTFIPLYDRVEIAHQHGADLFMSIHADGFTNPSAAGASVFALSNRGASSAMAKYLSDKENAADDLAGKKARDKDHLLQQVLFDLVQTDTIKNSLTLGSHILKQIKPVHRLHSRNTEQAAFVVLKSPSIPSVLVETSFITNPAEEKLLGTAAFRQKIANAITDGVLSYFSWFDNHKAHTKRRG from the coding sequence ATGAGCACCTTTAAACCATTAAAAATACTCACCTCGCGTCGCCAGATCCTGAAAGCAGGTCTGGCAGCCCTGACACTGTCGGGCATGTCTCGTGCTATCGCTAAGGACGAGACACCACTGAAAACCACCAACAGCCACAGCAAGCCAAAAGCGAAAAAAGCGGGGGCAAAGCGCATTGTGATGCTCGACCCCGGCCACGGCGGTATTGATACCGGCGCTATCGGTCATAACGGCTCGAAAGAGAAACATGTGGTACTGGCAATCGCCAAAAATGTCCGCGCGCAGCTGCGGGCGAAAGGCATTGACGCACGTCTGACACGCACCGGCGATACGTTTATTCCTCTCTACGATCGCGTGGAGATCGCTCACCAGCACGGCGCCGATCTGTTTATGTCGATTCACGCCGACGGTTTTACCAACCCAAGCGCGGCGGGCGCGTCGGTCTTTGCGCTCTCCAATCGCGGCGCGAGTAGCGCAATGGCGAAATACCTTTCTGATAAAGAGAACGCCGCCGACGATCTGGCCGGGAAAAAAGCCCGCGATAAAGATCATCTGCTGCAACAGGTGCTGTTTGATTTAGTTCAGACCGATACCATCAAAAACAGTCTGACGCTTGGCTCACATATCTTAAAACAGATAAAACCGGTGCACCGCCTGCACAGCCGCAATACCGAACAGGCAGCGTTTGTGGTGCTAAAATCTCCGTCTATTCCCTCAGTGCTGGTGGAAACCTCATTTATCACCAACCCGGCGGAAGAGAAACTGCTCGGCACCGCCGCGTTCCGGCAAAAAATCGCCAACGCCATTACCGACGGTGTGCTGAGTTACTTTA